The Pseudodesulfovibrio sp. zrk46 genome contains a region encoding:
- a CDS encoding valine--tRNA ligase, translating into MARKELAKAYEPWDVEEKWENHWEENKTFTPDPEDEGDAYSIVIPPPNVTGVLHMGHALNLTLQDILCRFNRQQGKNVLWVPGTDHAGIATQNVVERQLKEEGLTRHDLGREKFIERVWDWKKEKGDHILSQIRRMGASVDWTRECFTFDEDRAKAVRKVFVELYEQGLIYKGDYLINWCNRCHTALADDEVEHEDKPGALHHIKYPLADGSGHLVVATTRPETMLADSAICVNPEDDRFNHLIGKFAILPLVGKELPIIGDTYVDMEFGTGCLKVTPGHDFNDWELGRKHDLEVISVLTEDGKVSENAPEKYQGMTVKEARKAVMADLEAEGLVVEVADHDHSVGVCYRCKSTIEPHVSTQWFVSMKPLAEKARAAVPSETQIYPEHWTKTYYQWLDEIRDWCISRQIWWGHRIPAWTCEDCGELIVSMDDPTACTKCGSAKIERDEDVLDTWFSSALWPFSTLGWPEDTKELEKYYPTACLVTGFDILFFWVARMMMMGLQFKDQVPFNHVYIHALVRDEHGKKMSKSTGNVIDPLDMISKYGADALRFTLTSFAAMGRDIKLSEQRIEGYKHFMNKIWNASRFAMMNLPDEIPAVDVTEAEGLANKWILHRLEEVKESIAKATEEYRFNEIAQTLYKFIWSEFCDWYLEMVKPALYGEDETQKAATQKVLWTVLSEIMVMLHPVTPFITQEIWNSLPRPAGDDRSEDIATLPFPEKREACLNADAVKEMELFMGVVSGTRNIRTELLIEPAKKLDLLIKTVSDEDKAVLEANMHLIQSLARIDNVTIGADVEAPKASGAAVVQGNELSVPLEGVVDFESELARLDKNLAKLEKTMKGVSGKLSNPGFVNNAPEAVVEKEKAKLAEMEEEKNKLSELKARLESVMG; encoded by the coding sequence ATGGCTCGCAAAGAACTCGCCAAGGCCTACGAACCGTGGGATGTTGAGGAAAAGTGGGAAAACCACTGGGAAGAAAACAAGACTTTTACGCCCGATCCAGAGGATGAGGGCGATGCCTACTCCATCGTCATCCCTCCGCCGAACGTCACCGGCGTACTGCATATGGGCCACGCCCTGAACCTGACTCTGCAGGATATCCTCTGCCGCTTCAACCGCCAGCAGGGCAAGAACGTCCTGTGGGTGCCCGGCACCGACCACGCGGGTATCGCCACCCAGAACGTGGTGGAACGCCAGCTCAAGGAAGAGGGCCTGACCCGTCACGACCTCGGTCGCGAGAAATTCATCGAGCGTGTCTGGGACTGGAAGAAGGAGAAGGGCGACCACATCCTCAGCCAGATCCGCCGCATGGGCGCCTCTGTTGACTGGACCCGCGAATGTTTCACTTTTGACGAAGACCGCGCCAAAGCTGTGCGCAAGGTTTTCGTTGAGCTGTACGAGCAGGGCCTGATCTACAAGGGCGACTACCTGATCAACTGGTGTAACCGCTGTCACACCGCGCTGGCCGATGACGAGGTCGAGCACGAGGATAAGCCGGGTGCGCTCCACCACATCAAGTACCCTCTGGCCGACGGTTCCGGCCACCTTGTGGTTGCCACCACCCGTCCCGAGACCATGCTGGCCGATAGCGCCATCTGCGTGAACCCCGAGGACGACCGCTTCAACCATCTCATCGGCAAGTTCGCCATCCTGCCGCTGGTCGGCAAGGAGCTGCCCATCATCGGCGATACCTACGTCGACATGGAGTTCGGTACCGGTTGCCTGAAGGTTACCCCGGGTCACGACTTCAATGACTGGGAGCTGGGCCGCAAGCATGACCTCGAAGTTATTTCCGTACTCACCGAGGACGGCAAGGTCAGCGAGAACGCCCCGGAAAAATATCAGGGCATGACCGTCAAGGAAGCCCGCAAGGCCGTCATGGCCGACCTCGAAGCCGAAGGCCTCGTTGTCGAAGTGGCCGATCACGACCACAGCGTCGGCGTCTGCTACCGCTGCAAGTCCACCATCGAACCCCACGTTTCCACCCAGTGGTTCGTGTCCATGAAGCCGCTGGCCGAGAAAGCCCGCGCTGCCGTGCCTTCCGAGACCCAGATTTACCCGGAACACTGGACCAAGACGTACTACCAGTGGCTGGACGAGATCCGCGACTGGTGTATCTCCCGCCAGATCTGGTGGGGCCACCGTATCCCGGCATGGACCTGTGAGGACTGCGGCGAGCTGATCGTGTCCATGGATGACCCGACTGCCTGCACCAAGTGCGGTTCCGCCAAGATCGAGCGCGACGAAGACGTGCTGGACACCTGGTTCTCCTCCGCCCTGTGGCCGTTCTCCACGCTGGGCTGGCCCGAAGACACCAAGGAGCTGGAGAAATATTATCCCACCGCCTGTCTGGTCACCGGCTTCGACATCCTCTTCTTCTGGGTTGCCCGCATGATGATGATGGGCCTCCAGTTCAAGGATCAGGTGCCGTTCAACCACGTCTACATCCACGCGCTGGTTCGCGACGAGCACGGCAAGAAGATGTCCAAGTCCACCGGCAACGTCATCGACCCGCTGGATATGATTTCCAAATACGGCGCTGATGCCCTGCGCTTCACCCTCACCAGCTTCGCCGCCATGGGCCGCGACATCAAGCTGAGCGAGCAGCGCATCGAAGGCTACAAGCACTTCATGAACAAGATCTGGAACGCCTCCCGCTTCGCCATGATGAACCTGCCGGACGAGATCCCGGCCGTGGACGTCACCGAAGCCGAAGGTCTGGCCAACAAGTGGATTCTGCACCGCCTCGAAGAGGTCAAGGAGTCCATTGCCAAGGCCACCGAAGAATATCGCTTCAACGAGATCGCCCAGACCCTGTACAAGTTCATCTGGTCCGAGTTCTGCGATTGGTACCTCGAAATGGTCAAGCCCGCCCTCTACGGCGAGGACGAGACCCAGAAGGCCGCCACCCAGAAAGTGCTCTGGACCGTGCTGTCCGAGATCATGGTCATGCTGCACCCGGTGACTCCGTTCATCACCCAGGAGATCTGGAACTCCCTGCCGCGTCCGGCTGGCGACGATCGCTCCGAGGATATCGCAACCCTGCCGTTCCCGGAAAAGCGCGAAGCCTGCCTGAACGCCGACGCTGTCAAGGAGATGGAGCTCTTCATGGGCGTGGTGTCCGGTACCCGCAACATCCGTACCGAGCTGCTCATTGAGCCCGCCAAGAAGCTGGACTTGCTGATCAAGACCGTGAGCGACGAAGACAAGGCTGTCCTCGAAGCCAACATGCACCTGATTCAGTCTCTGGCCCGCATCGACAACGTGACCATCGGCGCTGATGTAGAGGCTCCCAAGGCCTCCGGCGCAGCCGTGGTGCAGGGCAATGAGCTGTCCGTGCCGCTGGAAGGCGTCGTGGACTTCGAGTCCGAGCTTGCCCGTCTGGACAAGAACCTCGCGAAGCTCGAGAAGACCATGAAGGGTGTCTCCGGCAAGCTGTCCAACCCCGGCTTCGTCAACAACGCCCCCGAGGCCGTTGTCGAGAAGGAAAAGGCCAAGCTCGCCGAGATGGAAGAAGAGAAGAACAAATTGTCCGAACTCAAAGCACGCCTTGAGAGCGTGATGGGCTAA
- a CDS encoding cysteine-rich small domain-containing protein: MENSYRFFCNTDCKYFPCHETKRPEEFNCLFCFCPLYFFEDCGGNFKMLDSGVKDCTNCMIPHVPKGYDHILAKLKERFEEVREAHAKESE; this comes from the coding sequence ATGGAAAACAGCTATCGATTTTTTTGCAATACGGACTGTAAGTACTTTCCGTGCCATGAGACCAAGCGGCCGGAGGAATTCAACTGTCTGTTCTGTTTTTGCCCGCTCTATTTCTTCGAGGACTGTGGGGGCAATTTCAAGATGTTGGACTCCGGGGTCAAGGATTGTACGAACTGCATGATCCCCCACGTTCCCAAAGGGTATGACCATATTTTGGCCAAGCTCAAGGAGCGTTTTGAGGAGGTGCGAGAAGCGCACGCCAAAGAGTCTGAATAG
- the purN gene encoding phosphoribosylglycinamide formyltransferase, with protein sequence MSLPIAVLVSGSGSNLQSIIDRIEQGVLDAEIKLVISNKARAFGIERAKKHNIPYKVLLHTEFRSREDFDQAMVDAITEAGVGEDGLVVMAGFMRIVTPVFLSAFANRVINIHPALLPSFPGVDGQGDAADYGVKIAGCTVHFVEEKMDHGPVIIQAAVPCQAGEDGNELSPRILKMEHRIFPQAIQWYAEGRLKVNDRHVDLRVSGKRCAGQPKADLEPSTYALVWPPLEEGF encoded by the coding sequence ATGTCTCTGCCCATTGCTGTTCTCGTTTCCGGAAGCGGGTCCAACCTGCAATCCATCATTGACCGTATTGAACAAGGCGTACTCGACGCCGAGATCAAGCTCGTCATATCCAACAAGGCACGCGCGTTCGGCATAGAGCGGGCCAAGAAACACAACATTCCTTACAAGGTGCTCCTGCACACGGAGTTTCGCTCCCGCGAGGACTTCGATCAGGCCATGGTGGACGCCATCACCGAGGCGGGCGTTGGTGAGGACGGTCTGGTTGTCATGGCCGGTTTCATGCGCATCGTCACTCCGGTTTTTCTCAGCGCATTCGCTAATCGCGTCATCAACATCCACCCCGCGCTGCTGCCCAGTTTTCCCGGTGTAGACGGACAGGGCGATGCTGCCGACTACGGCGTTAAGATTGCCGGCTGCACCGTGCATTTTGTGGAAGAAAAGATGGACCACGGCCCGGTCATCATTCAGGCCGCCGTTCCCTGTCAGGCAGGCGAAGACGGCAACGAGCTCAGCCCCCGTATTCTCAAGATGGAGCATCGCATCTTTCCGCAGGCCATCCAGTGGTATGCCGAAGGTCGTCTGAAAGTTAACGACCGCCATGTCGACCTCCGCGTTTCCGGCAAGCGGTGTGCGGGGCAGCCCAAAGCGGATCTCGAACCCTCGACGTACGCGCTGGTCTGGCCGCCGCTGGAAGAAGGCTTCTAG
- a CDS encoding BPL-N domain-containing protein: protein MSSIHIYWDESHFWGLLVTRALRAWGIPHRLVRGKEIADGVLAGKLSGGSDGSGEVPKVLIVPGGRAKGKTDRLGIAGMDAICEYVHNGGTYVGFCGGTGLALTGPYSLGLSPWSRKGYKNRLHHFLSGHIDCELSSGHPLVPGSLDASAMLPVWWPGRFDPKDDSVTVLARYKTPGPDFWVADLHLATLPKGTMTDWENLYGVHLRPDFLDGLPCVTTNDFGKGRVILSYAHLETPASPPANRFLAHMLSEALGEPVGGEPVPAWDVSSRPVRWDDPALTSARKSMEEIINTGTNHFLLFWRNPWLLGWRRGIPGAGINSLYSLICEAMACEPDNDTLAFWAKRRDQFSVLMKLLSNGLTGYLLAERLSMTVFHSDPDAVSKAGLMEQRRALFGRPPEPGGIHADLLSLLEELYWRVSATSRQ, encoded by the coding sequence ATGTCAAGCATACATATATATTGGGACGAGTCACATTTCTGGGGACTGTTGGTCACCCGCGCCCTTCGGGCGTGGGGTATTCCGCATCGTCTCGTGCGCGGTAAGGAAATAGCTGATGGCGTGCTTGCTGGCAAGCTTTCCGGCGGATCGGACGGTTCTGGAGAAGTCCCCAAGGTCCTCATTGTCCCGGGCGGCCGCGCCAAAGGCAAAACCGACCGCCTCGGCATCGCGGGAATGGACGCCATCTGCGAATACGTCCACAACGGCGGCACCTATGTCGGCTTCTGCGGCGGCACCGGTCTGGCCCTGACCGGCCCCTACTCCCTCGGCCTGTCTCCATGGTCCCGCAAGGGGTACAAAAACCGGCTCCACCACTTTCTTTCCGGCCACATCGACTGCGAACTTTCTTCCGGACATCCGTTGGTGCCGGGCTCCCTCGACGCCTCGGCCATGCTTCCTGTCTGGTGGCCCGGCCGCTTCGACCCCAAGGACGACAGCGTGACCGTGCTGGCCCGCTACAAGACTCCCGGCCCGGACTTCTGGGTAGCAGACCTGCATCTGGCCACGCTCCCCAAAGGCACCATGACCGACTGGGAGAACCTGTACGGCGTGCATCTGCGCCCTGATTTTCTCGACGGCCTGCCCTGCGTCACCACCAATGACTTCGGCAAGGGTCGCGTCATCCTGAGCTACGCTCACCTTGAGACCCCGGCCTCGCCTCCGGCCAACCGCTTTCTGGCCCACATGCTCTCAGAAGCGCTGGGCGAACCCGTTGGCGGCGAACCTGTTCCCGCATGGGATGTCAGCTCCCGCCCCGTTCGTTGGGACGACCCCGCACTGACCTCAGCGCGCAAGTCCATGGAAGAAATCATCAACACTGGCACTAATCACTTCCTGCTGTTCTGGCGCAATCCGTGGCTCCTCGGCTGGCGACGCGGCATCCCCGGTGCAGGCATCAACTCGCTCTACTCGCTCATCTGCGAGGCCATGGCCTGTGAGCCGGACAACGACACCCTGGCTTTCTGGGCCAAACGCCGCGACCAATTCTCGGTGCTCATGAAGCTGCTCAGCAACGGCCTGACCGGGTATCTACTGGCCGAACGCCTCTCCATGACAGTATTTCACTCCGACCCGGACGCCGTTTCCAAGGCCGGTCTCATGGAACAACGCCGTGCCCTGTTCGGCCGACCTCCTGAACCCGGCGGCATCCACGCCGACCTGCTCTCCCTGCTGGAAGAACTCTACTGGCGGGTCTCCGCAACAAGCCGGCAATAA
- a CDS encoding glutamine amidotransferase, whose translation MNKFLIIKTGGTFENYAAEHKDFEDWTAKVMGLSTNEWDCVNVQEGDSLPDPGEYLGCAITGSHDMVTEDHDWIRTTEAWLREAADTDLPIFGICFGHQMLAQAFGGKAGFHPNGPEIGTMTISMTDAAQEDPLFSKLPDTFPGHTTHYQCALELPQGATLLAASVHEPHQAFRIGSHIWGVQFHPEFDAAAERNYVAQQADAIREHGGDVDAALEGVKDTPESTSLMRLFVQYCRKENTQ comes from the coding sequence ATGAACAAATTTCTGATTATCAAAACCGGCGGCACTTTTGAAAATTACGCCGCCGAGCATAAAGACTTTGAGGACTGGACCGCCAAGGTCATGGGCCTGTCTACCAACGAATGGGACTGCGTCAACGTTCAAGAGGGCGACTCCCTGCCCGATCCGGGCGAGTATCTCGGCTGTGCCATAACCGGTTCGCACGACATGGTCACCGAAGATCACGACTGGATTCGCACCACTGAAGCATGGCTCCGCGAGGCTGCGGATACGGACCTGCCCATCTTCGGCATCTGCTTCGGCCACCAGATGCTCGCCCAGGCGTTCGGGGGCAAGGCCGGGTTTCATCCCAACGGTCCGGAGATCGGCACCATGACCATCAGCATGACCGATGCCGCCCAGGAAGACCCGCTCTTCTCCAAGCTGCCCGACACATTTCCCGGCCACACCACCCATTACCAATGCGCGCTGGAGTTGCCGCAAGGCGCAACGCTGCTGGCTGCCAGCGTCCATGAACCGCATCAGGCCTTCCGCATCGGCAGCCACATATGGGGCGTACAGTTCCACCCGGAGTTCGATGCCGCTGCCGAACGGAACTATGTTGCGCAACAAGCCGATGCCATCCGCGAACACGGAGGCGATGTCGACGCCGCGCTGGAAGGCGTGAAGGACACGCCGGAATCCACCAGTCTGATGCGGCTGTTTGTGCAATACTGCCGCAAAGAAAACACACAATAA
- the cobA gene encoding uroporphyrinogen-III C-methyltransferase has translation MANVFLVGAGPGDPGMLTLRAKEIIETCDIMIYDYLANADFLKWCKPDCEILYVGKKGGDHTLPQDKINDLIVEKSRSGKIVCRLKGGDPYVFGRGGEEGEELVEAGIDFEVVPGITAGVAAPAYAGIPVTHRDHTTSVCFITGHEDPTKGESGHNWEVYGKSTSTLVFYMGVGNLPMISENLMKNGRAADTPVALVRWGTRCNQTSFVSTLENVAEEAKERNWKAPSIIIVGGVCSLHDKLAWFEKKPMLGKGVVVTRAREQASGLVNIMKGHGACVHEFPTISVEHLDDYNEVETAIMQLARYQWVVFTSVNGVKFFWEQLAEIGLDSRIFAGMQVAAIGPATADELRARGINPDFIPEKYVAEHVVEGLLKLGIQGQDVLIPRAKVAREVLPEELKKAGCNVTVLPVYETKLVQASGDEIVASLDNGDIQYVTFTSSSTVENFFELVDPEVFKKYTDVKIASIGPVTTKTVERFGFKPAIEPEDYTITGLVDALLADAE, from the coding sequence ATGGCTAACGTGTTCCTCGTGGGTGCAGGTCCGGGCGATCCGGGCATGCTGACCCTTCGCGCCAAGGAGATCATCGAGACGTGCGACATCATGATCTACGACTATCTGGCCAACGCCGACTTCCTGAAGTGGTGCAAGCCGGATTGTGAAATCCTCTACGTCGGCAAGAAGGGTGGCGATCACACCCTGCCGCAGGACAAGATCAACGACCTGATCGTGGAGAAATCCCGCTCCGGCAAGATCGTCTGCCGCCTCAAGGGCGGTGACCCGTACGTGTTCGGTCGCGGCGGTGAAGAGGGCGAGGAACTGGTGGAAGCCGGTATCGACTTTGAGGTTGTGCCCGGTATCACCGCAGGCGTGGCCGCTCCGGCCTACGCAGGCATCCCGGTGACGCACCGCGATCACACCACCTCCGTCTGCTTCATCACCGGCCACGAAGATCCCACCAAGGGTGAATCCGGTCACAACTGGGAAGTATACGGCAAGTCCACCTCCACGCTGGTCTTCTACATGGGTGTGGGCAACCTCCCCATGATCTCCGAAAATCTCATGAAAAACGGTCGTGCCGCCGACACCCCGGTGGCGCTGGTCCGTTGGGGTACCCGCTGCAACCAGACCTCCTTTGTCTCCACTCTGGAGAACGTGGCCGAAGAGGCCAAGGAGCGTAACTGGAAGGCTCCGTCCATCATCATCGTGGGCGGCGTCTGCTCCCTGCACGACAAGCTGGCATGGTTCGAGAAGAAGCCCATGCTCGGCAAGGGCGTGGTTGTGACCCGTGCCCGCGAACAGGCTTCCGGTCTGGTGAACATCATGAAGGGCCACGGTGCCTGCGTGCATGAGTTCCCCACCATCTCCGTGGAGCATCTGGACGACTACAACGAGGTCGAGACCGCCATCATGCAGCTCGCCCGTTACCAGTGGGTCGTGTTCACTTCCGTCAACGGCGTGAAGTTCTTCTGGGAGCAGCTGGCCGAGATCGGCCTCGATTCCCGCATCTTCGCCGGCATGCAGGTGGCCGCCATCGGCCCCGCAACCGCTGACGAGCTGCGCGCCCGTGGCATCAACCCTGATTTCATCCCCGAGAAGTATGTGGCCGAACACGTTGTGGAAGGCTTGCTCAAGCTCGGCATTCAGGGTCAGGATGTGCTCATCCCCCGTGCCAAGGTTGCTCGCGAAGTGCTGCCCGAGGAGCTCAAGAAAGCCGGCTGCAACGTTACTGTTCTGCCGGTTTACGAGACCAAGCTGGTGCAGGCTTCCGGTGACGAGATCGTCGCCAGCCTCGACAACGGCGATATCCAGTACGTCACCTTCACTTCTTCCTCCACCGTCGAGAACTTCTTCGAGCTGGTGGACCCGGAAGTGTTCAAAAAATACACGGATGTGAAGATCGCTTCCATCGGTCCTGTCACCACCAAGACCGTGGAGCGTTTCGGCTTCAAGCCCGCCATCGAGCCCGAGGATTACACCATCACCGGACTGGTGGATGCGCTCTTGGCCGACGCCGAGTAA
- a CDS encoding FapA family protein, with translation MSKQHLSIMAQQNTDALFRFAMSEDGMKLGVSRYFPPNGGEGPSVELLRRQVASAGVQLPIDEIAAKQVVEAIQRDGEIRRMVLVHGIPAQEPKNASLVALGDFEYPVFPGDRFARKHEPKHAADGQTIDGRVLKPTQDFEPEDIEVTMGENVELDPLTEAYVSQVWGMVRYKDGVISVDPIPTIDEDAIQVRGNIHGKDFRGQDITPARLEKEMRDLGVVIDIDSDRLDAKLRQARANGVPLFDQVIVAGKHPVPGRDGWFEFLVSSRELSGVEDDSGRLDFKNRGTYPLVEPGQIVGRLHPPTPGEGGIDIYGKTIPAHGGQELRIHLGENVLVHEDKITYESKAQGILVMERNVISVTDCLLIPGNVDLNSGNVKLEHGSVKILGSVQAGFEVSAPKHVIVQGSVESAHVYAGGNIDVGGGILMPDGGKIEAEGDVAASYTTNANIYAGGNVKISNDITNSYIRAEGKLIAYEGKGHIQGGDIQTAKGMVVNEIGSDLGVKTKVGLAIEYESDDELRLERAKIKEAIQRIDDTLGTDPAESILMRTPPEKRPAVAEVLKHRITLVKRRKALSEQINQLMLKRQEELRGLKIKVLRQVHPGVTIYFGNKSVTTKKRAEACTISWSDSLRQIVLD, from the coding sequence ATGAGCAAACAGCATTTAAGCATTATGGCACAGCAAAACACCGATGCACTTTTTCGGTTTGCCATGTCTGAAGATGGCATGAAACTCGGCGTTAGTCGGTACTTCCCTCCCAATGGGGGCGAAGGTCCGTCTGTTGAGCTGTTGCGCCGTCAGGTCGCCTCAGCTGGCGTCCAGCTGCCCATCGATGAAATCGCCGCCAAACAGGTCGTGGAAGCCATTCAGCGGGACGGAGAAATCCGCCGCATGGTCCTCGTCCACGGCATCCCCGCTCAGGAGCCAAAAAACGCATCGCTCGTTGCTCTGGGCGACTTTGAATACCCCGTATTTCCCGGCGACCGTTTCGCCCGCAAGCACGAACCAAAGCATGCTGCCGACGGCCAGACCATCGATGGCCGCGTGCTCAAGCCCACACAGGATTTCGAGCCCGAAGACATTGAAGTCACCATGGGCGAAAACGTGGAGCTCGACCCCCTGACCGAAGCTTACGTCTCTCAGGTCTGGGGCATGGTCCGCTACAAAGATGGTGTCATATCCGTCGACCCCATCCCCACGATTGACGAAGACGCCATTCAGGTTCGCGGCAACATCCACGGCAAAGATTTTCGCGGGCAGGACATCACCCCCGCCCGTCTCGAAAAAGAGATGCGCGACCTCGGCGTGGTCATCGACATCGACTCGGACCGCCTCGACGCCAAGCTGCGACAGGCCCGCGCCAACGGCGTTCCCCTGTTCGATCAGGTCATTGTTGCAGGCAAGCACCCCGTACCGGGCCGTGATGGCTGGTTTGAATTTCTGGTCTCCTCACGCGAACTTTCCGGTGTGGAAGACGACTCCGGCCGTCTCGACTTCAAGAACCGCGGCACCTACCCCCTCGTGGAACCGGGTCAGATCGTTGGCCGACTGCACCCGCCCACTCCCGGCGAGGGTGGTATCGATATTTACGGCAAGACCATCCCGGCCCACGGCGGTCAGGAGCTTCGCATCCATCTTGGTGAGAACGTTCTGGTCCATGAGGACAAGATCACCTACGAGTCCAAGGCGCAGGGCATCCTGGTCATGGAACGCAACGTAATCTCCGTCACCGACTGCCTGCTCATCCCCGGCAACGTGGACCTCAACTCGGGTAACGTGAAGCTGGAGCATGGTTCGGTCAAGATTCTCGGCTCAGTACAGGCCGGATTCGAGGTCTCCGCCCCCAAACACGTCATTGTCCAAGGCTCTGTTGAGAGTGCGCATGTCTATGCCGGTGGCAACATCGACGTGGGCGGCGGCATCCTCATGCCGGACGGCGGCAAGATCGAGGCCGAGGGGGATGTGGCTGCCAGCTACACCACCAACGCCAACATCTATGCCGGTGGCAATGTCAAAATTTCCAACGACATCACCAACTCCTACATCCGCGCCGAAGGCAAACTCATTGCCTATGAGGGTAAGGGACACATTCAGGGTGGTGACATTCAGACGGCCAAGGGCATGGTGGTCAACGAGATCGGTTCGGACCTCGGCGTCAAAACCAAGGTCGGTCTGGCCATCGAATACGAGAGTGACGATGAGCTCCGTCTGGAACGCGCCAAGATCAAGGAAGCGATTCAGCGTATCGATGACACGCTGGGTACGGATCCGGCCGAATCTATTCTCATGCGCACGCCGCCCGAGAAACGCCCTGCCGTGGCCGAAGTGCTCAAGCACCGCATCACACTGGTCAAGCGGCGCAAGGCCCTCAGTGAGCAGATCAACCAGCTCATGCTCAAACGACAGGAAGAGCTCCGCGGACTCAAGATCAAGGTGTTGCGCCAGGTCCACCCCGGCGTGACCATTTATTTCGGCAACAAGTCTGTCACCACCAAAAAACGCGCCGAGGCCTGTACGATCTCGTGGAGTGATTCGCTCCGCCAAATCGTTCTCGACTAG
- a CDS encoding M48 family metalloprotease, producing the protein MHKINIVRQWTRREFMKAGGMTALGVALGGCAKNPVTGRSQFMLVSEEQEIAMDKQASPHQLSNDYGAVQEEALNEYVTSVGARLAKTSHRPDMPYSFRVVNANYVNAYAFPGGTIAATRGIMLELDNEAELAGLIGHEVGHVNARHTASRMSNQQAVTILAGVGGAAVGAIYGNEWGALAGGLAGIGTGLLLASYSRDDERQADALGMEYMTKAEYNPDGMVGLMDMLNDQHDREPSTMEVMFSTHPMSSERLATAKKAAYTQYASASEYRVYRERYMDNTASLRKIAPAIEDLQDAEKLMAQKKYDEAEGKCQSALKVAPNDYAALMIMSKCQVAKANYAGAVPYATKAREVYPSEGQAMQFNGLLMVRNKNYAAAFDNFNAYDQQLPGNPYTAFYKGYSAENMGDRRTAAENYIRFLKQVNQGDQAKYAYYRLVEWGYIKGEAIPIADPLKGIV; encoded by the coding sequence ATGCACAAAATAAATATAGTTCGTCAGTGGACTCGTCGAGAGTTCATGAAAGCGGGTGGTATGACCGCACTGGGCGTTGCCCTCGGCGGTTGCGCCAAGAACCCGGTGACTGGCCGCAGCCAGTTTATGCTCGTTTCCGAGGAGCAGGAAATCGCCATGGACAAGCAGGCCTCGCCGCATCAGCTTTCCAATGACTATGGCGCAGTGCAGGAGGAGGCCCTCAACGAGTACGTGACCAGCGTGGGTGCGCGGCTCGCCAAGACGAGCCATCGTCCCGACATGCCGTACTCCTTCCGCGTGGTGAACGCCAACTACGTCAACGCATACGCTTTTCCCGGTGGCACTATCGCGGCCACTCGCGGCATCATGCTGGAACTCGACAACGAGGCCGAGCTGGCCGGATTGATTGGCCATGAGGTCGGGCACGTCAACGCCCGCCACACCGCCTCGCGCATGTCCAACCAGCAGGCTGTCACCATTCTCGCCGGTGTGGGCGGTGCCGCAGTCGGTGCCATCTACGGCAACGAATGGGGCGCATTGGCCGGTGGTCTGGCCGGTATCGGCACCGGATTGCTGCTCGCCTCCTACAGTCGTGACGACGAGCGTCAGGCCGATGCCCTTGGCATGGAGTACATGACCAAGGCGGAGTATAATCCCGACGGTATGGTCGGTCTCATGGACATGCTCAACGATCAGCATGACCGCGAGCCGAGCACCATGGAAGTGATGTTCTCCACCCATCCCATGTCCAGCGAGCGTCTCGCCACGGCCAAGAAGGCTGCCTACACCCAGTACGCCAGCGCCAGCGAGTACAGGGTGTACCGCGAGCGGTACATGGACAACACCGCCTCCCTGCGCAAGATCGCTCCGGCCATTGAGGATTTGCAGGATGCGGAAAAGCTTATGGCCCAGAAAAAGTACGACGAGGCCGAGGGCAAATGTCAGTCCGCGCTCAAGGTCGCGCCCAACGATTATGCCGCGCTCATGATCATGTCCAAGTGTCAGGTGGCCAAGGCCAACTACGCAGGGGCGGTGCCCTATGCGACCAAGGCGCGTGAGGTCTACCCCTCCGAGGGACAGGCCATGCAGTTCAACGGTCTGCTCATGGTGCGCAACAAGAATTACGCCGCGGCCTTCGACAATTTCAACGCCTATGATCAGCAGTTGCCCGGTAATCCGTACACCGCGTTCTACAAGGGCTACTCCGCCGAAAACATGGGTGATCGCCGCACTGCCGCAGAGAACTACATCCGTTTTCTCAAGCAGGTGAATCAGGGCGATCAGGCCAAGTATGCCTATTATCGTCTGGTCGAGTGGGGGTACATCAAGGGCGAAGCTATCCCTATTGCCGATCCCCTCAAAGGTATCGTTTAG